One genomic window of Polyangium aurulentum includes the following:
- a CDS encoding S-adenosylmethionine:tRNA ribosyltransferase-isomerase, translated as MKAAVGPRADPLAERLLGVDPRTGEMRDARVGDLGRFLRAGDLVVVNDAATLPGSLVGTSSRGEPIEARLAQPLGENRFVALLFGAGDHRQRTEDRPPPPPLAEGSVIAFGDDLEAVVERVSPVSARLVEIAFSARGAALWTALYRHGRPVQYAYVPAPLALWDVQTRYASRPIAAEMPSAGRPLAWELLFDLARRGVRFARVTHAAGLSSTGDPALDARLPLPEHFEIPEATVRAVSEARRAGGRVVAVGTTVTRALEGAARLAGGKLVAGAGVTDLVLGPEHVRAVVDGLFTGMHEPSESHFRLLGAFAPEGVLARAHAHAEAAGYLTHEFGDSMLLLAG; from the coding sequence ATGAAGGCCGCCGTCGGACCGCGCGCCGATCCGCTCGCCGAGCGGCTCCTGGGCGTCGATCCCCGCACGGGCGAGATGCGCGACGCGAGGGTGGGCGATCTCGGGCGATTCTTGCGGGCCGGGGATCTCGTGGTCGTCAATGACGCGGCCACCCTGCCGGGATCGCTCGTCGGCACGTCGTCGCGGGGCGAGCCCATCGAGGCGCGGCTCGCGCAGCCGCTCGGGGAAAACCGATTCGTCGCCCTGCTCTTCGGCGCGGGCGATCACCGGCAGCGCACCGAGGACCGGCCTCCGCCTCCGCCGCTCGCCGAGGGGAGCGTGATCGCTTTCGGTGACGATCTCGAGGCGGTCGTCGAGCGCGTCTCGCCCGTGTCGGCGCGGCTCGTGGAGATCGCCTTCTCGGCGCGCGGGGCGGCGCTCTGGACCGCGCTCTACCGGCACGGCCGTCCCGTGCAATACGCCTACGTGCCCGCGCCGCTCGCCTTGTGGGACGTGCAGACGCGCTATGCCTCCCGGCCCATCGCGGCGGAGATGCCCTCGGCGGGCCGGCCGCTCGCGTGGGAGCTGCTCTTCGATCTCGCGCGGCGCGGCGTGAGGTTCGCGCGGGTCACGCACGCGGCGGGGCTTTCGTCGACGGGTGATCCGGCGCTCGACGCGCGCCTCCCGCTGCCCGAGCATTTCGAGATTCCCGAGGCCACGGTGCGCGCGGTGAGCGAGGCGCGCCGCGCGGGAGGTCGGGTCGTGGCGGTGGGGACCACGGTGACGCGGGCGCTCGAGGGGGCGGCGCGGCTCGCGGGGGGCAAGCTCGTGGCGGGCGCGGGGGTCACCGATCTCGTGCTCGGCCCGGAGCACGTGCGCGCCGTGGTGGACGGGCTCTTCACGGGGATGCACGAGCCGTCCGAGAGCCATTTCCGGCTGCTCGGAGCCTTCGCGCCCGAGGGCGTGCTCGCGCGGGCCCACGCGCACGCCGAGGCCGCGGGGTATCTGACCCACGAATTCGGCGACTCGATGCTCCTGCTGGCGGGATGA
- a CDS encoding SDR family NAD(P)-dependent oxidoreductase: MSKRENRAAGRGEARTLEGKAALVTGASRGLGAALAKELARRGAKVVLVARGGDALRDVAGAITASGGEAHALAADVGDKDATYAIAGAAAALVGPIDILVHNASTLGPTPLRLLLDTECEDLGRALEVNVVGPFRLTKAIAGGMALRGGGLVVHISSDAATNTYPRWGAYAVSKAALDHLSRSWAVELEGTGVRVVSIDPGEMNTKMHADAIPDADPTTLADPAEVAAKIAGLVARSEGVTNGARLEVSGLGGAS; encoded by the coding sequence ATGTCGAAGAGAGAGAACAGGGCAGCGGGGCGGGGCGAGGCGCGGACGCTCGAGGGAAAGGCGGCGCTCGTCACGGGGGCGAGCCGCGGTCTCGGCGCGGCGCTCGCGAAGGAGCTCGCCCGGCGCGGGGCGAAGGTCGTGCTCGTCGCGCGCGGAGGGGACGCGCTGCGCGACGTGGCGGGCGCGATCACGGCGAGCGGCGGCGAGGCGCACGCACTCGCGGCAGACGTGGGCGACAAGGACGCGACCTATGCGATCGCGGGGGCGGCGGCGGCGCTCGTCGGTCCCATCGACATCCTCGTGCACAACGCGAGCACGCTCGGGCCGACCCCGCTCCGGCTGCTACTCGACACCGAATGCGAGGATCTCGGGCGCGCGCTCGAGGTGAACGTGGTCGGGCCCTTCCGGCTGACGAAGGCAATCGCGGGCGGGATGGCGCTGCGCGGGGGCGGGCTCGTCGTGCACATCAGCTCGGACGCGGCGACGAATACCTATCCGCGCTGGGGCGCGTACGCGGTCTCGAAGGCCGCCCTCGACCACCTCTCCCGGTCCTGGGCCGTCGAGCTCGAGGGCACGGGGGTGCGCGTCGTGTCCATCGACCCGGGCGAGATGAACACGAAAATGCACGCCGACGCGATACCCGACGCCGATCCGACGACGCTCGCGGATCCGGCCGAGGTGGCGGCGAAGATCGCGGGCCTCGTCGCCCGCAGCGAGGGCGTGACGAACGGCGCGCGGCTCGAGGTCTCCGGGCTCGGGGGGGCGTCATGA
- a CDS encoding XRE family transcriptional regulator, with product MDADRDLAGRLAKNVKQLREARGLTQQQMAKLAGVPRATWAHLECGEANPTLGVLHRAATALQVSIEELLSAPRAAARFYARGSLPVRTPGQATVRKLLPDPIPGMAIERMEIAPAGRMTGVPHTPGTREYLTVESGEIQLVVAGEKWQVTPGDVVVFRGDQRHSYHNPGRATAVGYSVVVLARTD from the coding sequence ATGGACGCGGATCGGGACCTGGCTGGCCGGCTGGCGAAGAACGTGAAGCAATTGCGCGAGGCGCGTGGGCTCACGCAGCAGCAGATGGCGAAGCTCGCGGGCGTGCCGCGCGCGACGTGGGCGCACCTCGAGTGCGGCGAGGCGAACCCGACGCTCGGCGTCCTGCACCGGGCGGCGACGGCGTTGCAGGTCTCGATCGAGGAGCTGCTCTCGGCGCCGCGGGCGGCGGCTCGGTTCTATGCGCGGGGCAGCCTGCCCGTGCGCACGCCTGGGCAGGCCACGGTGCGCAAGCTCCTGCCCGATCCGATCCCGGGCATGGCCATCGAGCGGATGGAGATCGCGCCCGCCGGCCGCATGACGGGCGTGCCGCACACGCCGGGCACGCGCGAATATCTCACCGTCGAGTCGGGCGAGATCCAGCTCGTGGTGGCGGGCGAGAAATGGCAGGTCACGCCGGGCGACGTGGTGGTCTTCCGCGGCGACCAGCGCCACTCCTACCACAACCCGGGCCGCGCGACGGCCGTCGGCTATTCGGTGGTGGTGCTCGCGCGCACCGATTAA
- a CDS encoding OmpA family protein, producing MLTPNPMPGRARPAPLALLAALFAAACGASPAPAGPEAPPVVIAQPSPPPATPSPVAESEAAPEPESGAASSEPVAPEPPSAQPPPSPWLAGPTSTNSNFVENDGELVIGDPIVFQTGKDQLKPESIPALGVVESYLRAKPEVTLLRIEVHTDSMGDDQANQLLSERRALTVARFLVANGIDCRRLIAVGLGETKPIAPNTTAEGRAQNRRTSFFTAALRGKPFNRKPIDGGGKIAGDACR from the coding sequence ATGCTCACACCGAATCCCATGCCCGGCCGCGCTCGCCCCGCCCCCCTCGCCCTCCTCGCCGCGCTCTTTGCCGCCGCCTGCGGCGCCTCCCCCGCGCCCGCGGGCCCCGAAGCGCCGCCCGTCGTCATTGCACAGCCCTCGCCGCCGCCCGCGACGCCTTCGCCCGTCGCAGAAAGCGAGGCCGCCCCCGAGCCCGAATCGGGCGCTGCTTCCTCGGAGCCTGTCGCGCCCGAGCCCCCCTCCGCGCAACCCCCGCCCTCGCCCTGGCTCGCCGGGCCCACCTCGACGAATTCGAATTTCGTCGAGAACGACGGGGAGCTCGTCATCGGCGATCCCATCGTCTTTCAGACAGGCAAAGATCAGCTCAAGCCCGAGAGCATCCCGGCGCTCGGCGTGGTCGAGTCGTACCTCCGCGCCAAACCCGAGGTCACGCTCCTGCGCATCGAGGTGCACACCGACTCGATGGGCGACGACCAGGCCAACCAGCTCCTGTCGGAGCGGCGCGCGCTCACGGTGGCCAGGTTCCTCGTCGCCAACGGCATCGATTGCAGGCGGCTCATCGCGGTTGGCCTCGGCGAGACCAAGCCCATCGCCCCCAACACCACGGCCGAGGGCAGGGCCCAGAACCGGCGAACGTCGTTCTTCACCGCAGCCCTGCGCGGCAAGCCCTTCAACAGAAAGCCCATCGACGGCGGCGGCAAGATCGCGGGAGACGCCTGCCGTTAA
- a CDS encoding aldo/keto reductase — MPTRALGRHGLRVSAMGLGCMGMSEFYSPADRDEAESIATIHRAIELGVTFLDTADMYGPFENEKLVGRAVKDRRDKVVIATKFGIVRSGDAGFRGVSGRPEYVRKACDDSLGRLGIDTIDLYYQHRVDPSVPIEETVGAMAELVKAGKVRHLGLSEAGVETLRRASAVHPISALQTEYSLWTRDPEDGILAACRELGIGFVAYSPLGRGFLTGQFRAYEDLPADDYRRSSPRFQGENFQKNLEVVARVEQIAKEKGVTPSQLALAWVMAQGEDIVPIPGTKRRKYLEENAGAARIVLSAEDLARIDEVAPRGVAVGDRYPETGMKTLGR; from the coding sequence ATGCCCACCCGCGCGCTCGGCCGTCATGGCCTGCGCGTCTCGGCGATGGGGCTCGGCTGCATGGGCATGAGCGAGTTCTACTCGCCCGCCGATCGCGACGAGGCCGAGTCCATCGCCACCATTCACCGCGCCATCGAGCTCGGCGTCACCTTCCTCGACACGGCGGACATGTACGGCCCGTTCGAGAACGAGAAGCTCGTGGGCCGCGCGGTGAAAGATCGCCGCGACAAGGTCGTCATCGCGACCAAGTTCGGGATCGTGCGCTCGGGCGACGCGGGCTTCCGCGGCGTGAGCGGCCGCCCCGAGTACGTGCGAAAGGCGTGCGACGACTCGCTCGGGCGGCTCGGAATCGACACGATCGATCTTTATTACCAGCACCGCGTCGATCCGAGCGTGCCCATCGAGGAGACGGTGGGGGCCATGGCCGAGCTGGTGAAGGCGGGCAAGGTCCGCCATCTCGGTCTGTCCGAGGCCGGGGTGGAGACGCTCCGCCGCGCCTCGGCCGTGCACCCGATCAGCGCGCTGCAAACCGAGTATTCGCTGTGGACGCGCGATCCCGAGGACGGCATCCTCGCCGCGTGCCGCGAGCTCGGCATCGGGTTCGTCGCGTACAGCCCCCTCGGCCGGGGCTTTTTGACCGGGCAGTTCCGCGCGTACGAGGATCTTCCCGCGGACGATTACCGGCGGTCGTCGCCGCGCTTTCAGGGTGAAAACTTCCAGAAGAACCTGGAGGTGGTCGCGCGGGTCGAGCAGATTGCGAAGGAGAAGGGGGTGACGCCCTCGCAGCTCGCGCTCGCGTGGGTGATGGCGCAGGGCGAGGACATCGTCCCGATCCCGGGCACGAAGCGGAGGAAGTATCTCGAGGAGAACGCGGGGGCGGCGCGGATCGTGCTGTCGGCCGAGGATCTCGCCCGCATCGACGAGGTGGCCCCGCGCGGCGTCGCGGTCGGCGATCGCTATCCCGAGACTGGCATGAAAACGCTCGGGCGTTGA
- a CDS encoding PAS domain-containing protein — MLTGFEQVKTQELRGMSRDEFDKLPFGAIMLDRNGNVQAFNRWESRMARRAPEQVVGRNFFTDVAPCTNVEAFRGQLDSMRPETRNTHVFDYHFNFPWGRRAVRIRFLVESMDERWVFVTDLT, encoded by the coding sequence ATGCTCACTGGATTCGAACAGGTCAAGACGCAAGAGCTCCGCGGAATGTCGCGCGACGAATTCGACAAGCTGCCTTTCGGCGCGATCATGCTCGACCGCAACGGAAACGTTCAGGCCTTCAATCGATGGGAATCGCGTATGGCGCGGCGCGCTCCGGAGCAGGTCGTCGGGCGTAACTTCTTCACCGACGTCGCGCCCTGCACCAATGTCGAGGCGTTCCGCGGGCAGCTCGATTCCATGCGGCCCGAGACGCGCAACACGCACGTCTTCGATTACCATTTCAACTTCCCCTGGGGCCGGCGCGCGGTGCGAATCCGCTTTCTCGTCGAGTCGATGGACGAGCGCTGGGTGTTCGTCACCGACTTGACGTGA
- a CDS encoding 6-phosphofructokinase — MTNVVEFGTPGAMPPSEKRLLLVFDGGNAPGYASVAVALTEEASRRGYEVWAATEGFRSLTPDARAEPRFERLIVSRRERYALLAKGIPARSMGRRVLDAGSDFRSERYLGFFEQDRRSAAAQTMRAQGFTHLVGVGGNGTFEGLKAMLGASDPRPPTGFINVSIDNDLAGDRAIGFLSGIEAGATIARGLYEDAYTHKRIYILEMMGNRSGRHALHCGVAARAHLIVLPFFQFPDAVLEEIAQGLARADYALVVVAEGYERERRARVAPGTSASEYLRRQLEAAGLSDSPMKRVIAEPFSRYIRGVRPGFIDVSAAYLKASLLFDAFDAGETEVMPFVLASNDVGVRSFDRVTREDRVERAFLPLLDRIGLPAFTRWVRDHCTSERTSL, encoded by the coding sequence ATGACGAACGTCGTGGAATTCGGCACGCCCGGCGCCATGCCCCCCTCGGAGAAGCGGCTCCTGCTCGTCTTCGACGGCGGCAACGCCCCGGGCTACGCCTCGGTCGCGGTCGCCCTCACCGAGGAGGCCTCCCGCCGCGGGTACGAGGTCTGGGCGGCCACCGAGGGCTTCCGTTCGCTCACCCCCGACGCGAGGGCCGAGCCCCGCTTCGAGCGCCTCATCGTGAGCCGCCGCGAGCGCTACGCGCTGCTCGCCAAGGGCATCCCCGCGCGCAGCATGGGCCGCCGCGTGCTCGACGCCGGCAGCGACTTCCGCAGCGAGCGCTACCTCGGCTTCTTCGAGCAGGACAGGCGCTCGGCCGCGGCCCAGACGATGCGCGCGCAGGGCTTCACGCACCTCGTCGGCGTCGGCGGCAACGGCACCTTCGAGGGCCTGAAGGCCATGCTCGGCGCGAGCGACCCGAGGCCCCCGACGGGCTTCATCAACGTCTCCATCGACAACGACCTCGCCGGCGATCGCGCGATAGGCTTCCTCTCCGGAATCGAGGCGGGCGCCACCATCGCGCGCGGGCTCTACGAGGACGCCTATACCCACAAGCGCATCTACATCCTCGAGATGATGGGCAACCGGAGCGGCCGGCACGCCCTGCACTGCGGCGTCGCCGCGCGCGCGCACCTCATCGTGCTGCCCTTCTTCCAGTTCCCCGACGCCGTGCTCGAGGAGATCGCCCAGGGCCTCGCCCGCGCCGACTACGCGCTCGTCGTGGTCGCCGAGGGCTACGAGCGCGAGCGGCGGGCGCGCGTGGCGCCGGGCACGAGCGCGAGCGAGTATCTGCGCCGCCAGCTCGAGGCGGCAGGGCTCAGCGATTCGCCCATGAAGCGCGTCATCGCCGAGCCGTTCAGCCGCTACATCCGCGGCGTGCGGCCCGGGTTCATCGACGTCTCGGCCGCCTACCTCAAGGCCTCGCTGCTCTTCGACGCATTCGACGCCGGCGAGACCGAGGTCATGCCCTTCGTGCTCGCCTCGAACGACGTCGGCGTCCGCTCCTTCGACCGCGTGACCCGCGAGGACCGCGTCGAGCGCGCGTTCTTGCCGCTCCTCGACCGCATCGGCCTGCCGGCTTTCACCCGCTGGGTCCGCGATCATTGCACGAGCGAGCGCACGAGCCTGTAG
- a CDS encoding HAD family hydrolase yields MTPRCIILDFDGTFTDVEREAVPFVAAFRAEVTDLLGREIDGAWEEAATEIARHPGRYGWVHDGRIVAPAWADPYILSTTIAQRIFDGAGILRDPKTRAAVTSTLYHLAYEHTQAAFRPGAREVLEAIAASGIPAYVVTNARTDAVARKLGVLGPSGIERLAIVGDAQKFVVGEPKAADPRFSAIAAERSIEGLERPVYPRRGRYFEALARIMAETGATPAEVLVCGDIYELDLALPIELGMSVQLVTGGSTPAHEIRAIEALGARGGHAGDLRAILARMG; encoded by the coding sequence GTGACCCCCAGATGCATCATTCTCGATTTCGACGGAACCTTCACCGACGTCGAGCGCGAGGCCGTGCCCTTCGTGGCGGCCTTTCGCGCCGAGGTCACCGATCTGCTCGGCAGGGAGATCGACGGCGCGTGGGAGGAGGCGGCGACCGAGATCGCGCGCCACCCGGGCCGGTATGGCTGGGTGCACGACGGGCGCATCGTCGCGCCCGCGTGGGCCGACCCGTACATCCTGTCGACCACCATCGCCCAGCGCATCTTCGACGGTGCGGGCATCCTGCGCGATCCGAAGACGCGCGCCGCGGTCACGAGCACCCTCTATCACCTCGCCTACGAGCACACTCAGGCCGCCTTCAGGCCCGGCGCGCGCGAGGTGCTCGAGGCCATCGCCGCCTCGGGGATCCCGGCCTATGTCGTGACGAACGCGCGCACGGACGCGGTGGCGCGCAAGCTCGGGGTGCTCGGTCCTTCTGGCATCGAGCGGCTCGCCATCGTGGGCGACGCGCAGAAGTTCGTGGTGGGCGAGCCCAAGGCGGCGGATCCGAGGTTTTCGGCGATCGCCGCCGAGCGCTCGATCGAGGGCCTCGAGCGGCCGGTGTATCCGCGGCGCGGGAGGTATTTCGAGGCGCTCGCGCGGATCATGGCCGAGACCGGCGCGACGCCCGCGGAGGTCCTGGTCTGCGGCGACATCTACGAGCTCGACCTCGCATTGCCGATCGAGCTGGGCATGAGCGTGCAGCTCGTGACCGGGGGATCGACGCCGGCGCACGAGATTCGTGCGATCGAGGCGCTCGGCGCGCGCGGAGGCCACGCGGGCGACCTGCGAGCGATCCTCGCGCGGATGGGTTAG
- the ligD gene encoding non-homologous end-joining DNA ligase: MAARAKIARTAEPARSAAPSEAVVEGVRLTHADRVLYPEQGATKLDLAAYYLAIADFILPHVEGRPTTLVRCPAGLGEPCFYQKHVKYWAPAPVRRVRIQEKHKEGEYLIADSRAALVGLVQIGILEIHTWNSVVADVERPNRLVFDLDPDTELPWEETVDGARLVRDRLAEIGFESFVKTTGGKGLHVVVPIEPGPSWDECAAFSRAVSEAIAARDRRFITTMSKAKRHGKIFLDWLRNVRGATSVSAYSPRAKPGAPVSMPVAWDQLGPDLKPAQFNLSTAAAIVRRRKVDPWKRYAKVRQALTPEMIAIATGGKKI; this comes from the coding sequence ATGGCCGCTCGCGCCAAGATCGCCCGTACAGCCGAGCCCGCCCGGAGCGCGGCGCCGTCCGAAGCCGTCGTCGAGGGCGTTCGCCTCACCCACGCCGATCGGGTGCTCTATCCGGAGCAGGGCGCGACGAAGCTCGACCTCGCGGCCTATTACCTGGCCATCGCCGACTTCATCCTGCCCCACGTCGAAGGCCGGCCGACCACGCTCGTGCGCTGCCCCGCCGGGCTCGGCGAGCCGTGCTTCTATCAAAAGCACGTCAAGTACTGGGCCCCGGCCCCGGTGCGTCGGGTGCGCATCCAGGAGAAGCACAAGGAGGGCGAATACCTGATCGCCGACTCGCGCGCGGCCCTCGTCGGGCTCGTGCAGATCGGCATCCTCGAGATCCACACCTGGAATTCGGTGGTGGCCGACGTCGAGCGCCCCAACCGGCTCGTCTTCGACCTGGATCCGGACACCGAGCTGCCCTGGGAAGAGACCGTCGACGGCGCGCGGCTCGTGCGCGATCGGCTGGCCGAGATCGGCTTCGAGAGCTTCGTGAAGACGACGGGCGGCAAGGGGCTGCACGTGGTCGTGCCCATCGAGCCCGGGCCCTCCTGGGACGAATGCGCGGCGTTCTCGCGGGCCGTTTCCGAGGCCATTGCGGCGCGCGATCGGCGCTTCATCACCACCATGTCGAAGGCGAAGCGGCACGGGAAGATCTTCCTCGACTGGCTGCGCAACGTGCGTGGGGCGACGTCGGTGTCCGCATATTCGCCGCGCGCGAAGCCCGGGGCGCCGGTGTCGATGCCCGTCGCGTGGGACCAGCTCGGGCCGGATTTGAAGCCGGCGCAATTCAACCTGAGCACGGCAGCCGCGATCGTGCGACGCCGCAAGGTCGACCCCTGGAAGCGCTATGCCAAGGTCCGCCAGGCGCTCACGCCGGAGATGATTGCGATCGCGACGGGGGGAAAGAAGATCTAG
- a CDS encoding nitrate/nitrite transporter, whose translation MSFSEKLRDFSRAGHLPTLLTALLYFDFCFAVWVLNGAMAPYISQELGLDPAQKGFMVSVPVVAGALMRFPLGVLSQYIGRKRAAMLEMGVITLCLASGYLLVRSYTAVIAMGVALGVAGASFGVALSLGSGSYPPRYKGLAMGIAGAGNSGSVLALLFAPPLAKEYGWRAVYGLSVVPMAVALVLLAVFAREPQDREDKKLSDYLKIIVDRDAWVFNLVYSVTFGGFIGLTSFLPTLFHDHYGIAKESVGKYSAISVIMASLLRVAGGWLSDRIGGVRMLYGLCGVIAASVALAASLPASPWAMVGLLVVAFAAMGAGNGAVFQLVPLRFRGSTAVAGSLIGEVGALVGGFLPNAMGLGKKYTGSFAPGFWTIVGLTAASLVALALVVPSWTKSWMGAGGKAVEKDLAESGT comes from the coding sequence ATGTCGTTCAGCGAAAAGCTCAGGGATTTCTCGAGGGCCGGGCACCTCCCGACGTTGCTCACGGCCCTCCTGTATTTCGATTTCTGCTTCGCCGTCTGGGTGTTGAACGGGGCCATGGCCCCCTACATCTCGCAGGAGCTGGGGCTCGATCCTGCGCAAAAAGGGTTCATGGTGAGCGTGCCCGTCGTGGCCGGCGCGCTCATGCGCTTTCCGCTCGGCGTCCTCTCGCAATACATAGGCCGCAAGCGTGCGGCCATGCTCGAGATGGGCGTCATCACGCTCTGCCTCGCGTCGGGATATCTGCTCGTCCGCTCGTACACGGCCGTCATCGCGATGGGCGTCGCGCTCGGCGTCGCGGGCGCGAGCTTCGGCGTCGCGCTCTCGCTGGGATCGGGCTCGTATCCGCCGCGGTACAAGGGGCTCGCGATGGGCATCGCGGGCGCCGGGAACAGCGGCTCGGTCCTCGCCCTGCTCTTCGCCCCGCCCCTCGCCAAGGAGTACGGATGGCGCGCCGTGTATGGCCTGTCGGTCGTGCCCATGGCCGTCGCGCTCGTGCTCCTCGCCGTCTTCGCGAGGGAGCCGCAGGATCGAGAGGACAAGAAGCTCTCCGATTACCTGAAGATCATCGTCGATCGCGACGCGTGGGTGTTCAACCTCGTCTATTCGGTGACGTTCGGCGGGTTCATCGGGCTCACGAGCTTCTTACCCACGCTCTTTCACGACCATTACGGCATCGCGAAGGAGAGCGTGGGAAAGTACTCGGCCATCAGCGTGATCATGGCCAGCCTCCTGCGCGTCGCGGGCGGCTGGCTCTCCGACCGGATCGGCGGCGTCCGGATGCTCTATGGTCTCTGCGGGGTCATCGCGGCGAGCGTCGCCCTGGCGGCCTCGCTCCCGGCGAGCCCCTGGGCGATGGTCGGGCTGCTCGTCGTCGCATTCGCGGCGATGGGCGCGGGCAATGGCGCCGTCTTCCAGCTCGTTCCGCTCAGGTTCCGCGGCTCGACCGCGGTGGCTGGCAGCCTCATTGGCGAGGTCGGCGCGCTCGTGGGAGGGTTCTTGCCGAACGCGATGGGGCTCGGAAAGAAATACACGGGCAGCTTCGCGCCGGGATTCTGGACGATCGTGGGGCTCACGGCGGCGTCGCTCGTCGCGCTCGCGCTCGTGGTGCCGAGCTGGACGAAATCCTGGATGGGCGCTGGGGGCAAGGCGGTCGAGAAAGATTTGGCGGAGAGCGGGACGTGA